The following are encoded in a window of Algiphilus aromaticivorans DG1253 genomic DNA:
- the lipA gene encoding lipoyl synthase, with product MRAFKDIPVVVVRSGSKYEKPTGVRAIKDGVKQRSNAAPVARGNKPSWLKVQVPTGEGYKRTKQTVRDHKLSTVCEESMCPNIAECWSAGTATIMLMGDVCTRACRFCAVDTGNPKGWLDHDEPRQASETVQLMGLQYVVLTSVDRDDLEDAGAGHYAACIRQIKADNPGTAVEALTPDFQGVHEWVDRVIDTGLEVFAQNVETVRRLTHPVRDPRASYERTLDVLAHAKARNPEVLTKTSLMLGLGETEEEIDQTMDDLRAIGVDIVTFGQYLQPTANHLPVERFVHPDEFAKYRQWGLDKGFLEVVSGPLVRSSYRAERVLEKNNCGIGVEPTKAGSAVRP from the coding sequence ATGCGCGCTTTCAAGGATATTCCTGTCGTCGTCGTCCGCAGCGGCTCCAAGTACGAGAAGCCGACGGGCGTGCGCGCCATCAAGGATGGTGTGAAGCAGCGGAGCAATGCTGCGCCGGTTGCCAGGGGCAACAAGCCGAGCTGGCTCAAGGTGCAGGTGCCGACCGGGGAGGGCTACAAGCGCACCAAGCAGACGGTGCGCGACCACAAGCTTTCCACGGTTTGCGAAGAGTCCATGTGCCCGAACATCGCCGAATGCTGGAGCGCCGGCACGGCCACCATCATGCTGATGGGCGATGTCTGCACGCGCGCCTGCCGCTTCTGCGCGGTGGATACCGGCAACCCCAAGGGCTGGCTGGATCATGATGAGCCCCGGCAGGCTTCCGAAACGGTGCAGCTGATGGGGCTGCAGTACGTCGTGCTGACCTCGGTCGACCGGGACGATCTGGAGGATGCCGGCGCCGGTCACTACGCGGCCTGTATCCGTCAGATCAAGGCGGACAACCCCGGCACGGCCGTTGAGGCGCTGACCCCGGATTTTCAGGGCGTGCACGAATGGGTCGATCGCGTCATCGACACCGGGCTGGAGGTCTTTGCCCAGAACGTCGAGACAGTGCGGCGGCTGACGCATCCGGTGCGCGATCCGCGCGCCAGCTACGAGCGCACGCTGGATGTGCTGGCGCACGCCAAGGCGCGTAACCCCGAGGTACTGACCAAGACCAGCCTCATGCTGGGTCTCGGCGAGACCGAGGAAGAGATCGACCAGACGATGGACGATTTGCGCGCCATCGGCGTGGACATCGTGACCTTCGGCCAGTACCTGCAGCCGACGGCCAATCACCTGCCCGTGGAGCGCTTCGTGCACCCGGACGAATTCGCGAAGTACCGCCAGTGGGGCCTCGACAAGGGCTTCCTGGAGGTGGTTTCCGGCCCGCTGGTGCGTTCGAGCTATCGGGCCGAGCGCGTTCTGGAGAAGAACAACTGTGGCATCGGCGTCGAGCCCACCAAGGCGGGCTCGGCTGTGCGCCCTTAA
- a CDS encoding MFS transporter, producing the protein MTASGEEGAGVANRMLGMTTLAWTVCFAVWTIFSIIGVQIQQELGLSETQFGLLISTPVLTGAIARLLLGIAAERFGPRWVSILAMLASAASAWMLSWATSYAGFLVAALGVGLSGAVFITGISFIARWYPKERQGLAFGLFGVGQVGAAVTNFGAPIIMAAVGWQATAQIYAVALAAAAALFWLLTSDDPETIDRRATGRRGTSLADQLKPLRFLRVWRFALYYFFAFGAFVALASWLPRYYTGFYELPLGQAGMLTAVFSFSAAVFRALGGWLSDRWGPRRVMYITFIASLFCLLLLSYPRTTYIIEGMRGPIEFSFGMPLAGFVGISFLLGFVMSLGMAAVFKHIPAYFPDHVGSVGGMVGMIGGLGGFFLPIVFGIVNDLTGVWNTAFMALFALVAVNLTWMHFAIVRMERRRYPGLETLRDLPEAIPEGEASKS; encoded by the coding sequence ATGACGGCGTCAGGCGAAGAAGGTGCCGGCGTGGCCAACCGCATGCTCGGCATGACGACGCTGGCCTGGACGGTCTGCTTCGCGGTCTGGACCATCTTTTCCATCATCGGAGTGCAGATCCAGCAGGAGCTGGGTCTGTCCGAGACGCAGTTCGGGCTGTTGATCTCGACGCCGGTGCTGACCGGTGCGATTGCGCGCCTGCTGCTCGGCATTGCCGCCGAGCGCTTCGGGCCACGCTGGGTGAGCATCCTGGCGATGCTGGCCAGCGCGGCTTCAGCCTGGATGCTGAGCTGGGCGACGAGCTATGCGGGCTTCCTGGTCGCCGCGCTCGGCGTCGGGCTTTCCGGTGCGGTCTTCATTACCGGCATCAGCTTCATCGCTCGCTGGTACCCGAAGGAGCGCCAGGGTCTGGCTTTCGGGCTGTTCGGAGTCGGACAGGTGGGCGCGGCGGTGACGAACTTCGGCGCGCCGATCATCATGGCCGCAGTGGGTTGGCAGGCGACGGCGCAGATCTACGCGGTCGCGCTGGCCGCCGCAGCGGCGTTGTTCTGGCTGCTGACCAGCGATGATCCCGAGACCATCGACCGGCGGGCGACCGGGCGACGGGGCACTTCGCTGGCCGATCAGCTCAAGCCGCTGCGCTTCCTGCGTGTCTGGCGCTTCGCGCTGTACTACTTCTTCGCCTTCGGCGCCTTCGTTGCGCTGGCCTCGTGGCTGCCGCGCTACTACACCGGTTTCTACGAGCTGCCGCTAGGCCAGGCCGGCATGCTGACCGCGGTGTTTTCCTTCTCGGCGGCGGTCTTCCGCGCGCTGGGTGGCTGGCTATCGGATCGCTGGGGGCCGCGGCGGGTGATGTACATCACCTTCATCGCCTCGCTGTTCTGCCTGCTGCTGCTGTCCTATCCGCGCACGACCTACATCATCGAGGGGATGCGCGGGCCGATCGAATTCAGCTTCGGCATGCCGCTGGCCGGCTTCGTCGGCATCAGTTTTCTTCTAGGCTTCGTGATGTCGCTGGGCATGGCGGCGGTGTTCAAGCACATACCGGCCTACTTCCCGGACCACGTCGGCTCGGTCGGTGGCATGGTCGGGATGATCGGCGGCCTGGGTGGCTTCTTCCTGCCCATCGTCTTCGGCATCGTCAACGATCTGACAGGCGTCTGGAACACGGCCTTCATGGCGTTGTTCGCGCTGGTGGCGGTGAACCTGACCTGGATGCACTTCGCCATCGTGCGCATGGAGCGCCGACGCTACCCCGGCCTGGAAACGCTGCGCGACCTGCCCGAAGCGATTCCCGAGGGCGAAGCCTCCAAATCATGA
- a CDS encoding hexameric tyrosine-coordinated heme protein, with protein sequence MATGLLAAALSLAAPAVASAEPADGAGQSWLPSLVTDTPEEGFALAVKLSQKGVAKTQPDADVRKTLRPKYARDADSLISASQVIATHFRTIAEANDYWR encoded by the coding sequence ATGGCAACCGGGCTGCTTGCCGCGGCGCTCAGCCTGGCTGCGCCGGCCGTCGCGTCGGCAGAGCCCGCCGACGGGGCCGGGCAAAGCTGGCTGCCCAGCCTGGTTACCGACACGCCCGAAGAAGGCTTCGCGCTGGCGGTCAAGCTGTCGCAGAAGGGCGTGGCCAAGACGCAGCCCGACGCCGACGTGCGCAAGACGCTGCGCCCGAAATATGCCCGAGACGCCGATAGCCTGATCTCGGCCTCGCAGGTCATCGCCACCCATTTCCGCACCATCGCCGAGGCCAACGACTACTGGCGATGA
- a CDS encoding tellurite resistance/C4-dicarboxylate transporter family protein gives MPKALARRAGALLDQGAAQLFPGYFSVVMATGATSIAAHLLGYALLAQLLLLANVLAYVILWGFTLTRLLRYPRRLVGDMVDHARGPGFFTIIAATSILGSQLVLLRDWAAGGAAFWWLASGLWLLIMYAFFIAVTIRSRKPTLASGINGAWLLAAVSTQSVSVLTSLVPWSGGDELRLFFALAMYLVGCMLYMAIITLIFYRLTFLRLTADTLTPPYWINMGAVAIATLAGATLILQTGDSALLTELLPFLKSFTLFFWATATWWVHFLIGLTLWRHVLQRHALRYEPQLWSMVFPLAMYTTGTLRLSAALELDFLAIIPAITFWLALAAWMLTSAGMAGHFGRITWRALLLRTEAPT, from the coding sequence ATGCCGAAGGCCCTGGCCCGACGAGCCGGCGCGCTTCTGGATCAGGGAGCGGCACAGCTCTTTCCGGGCTATTTCTCGGTGGTCATGGCAACCGGCGCGACCTCCATAGCCGCGCATCTTCTGGGCTACGCGCTGCTGGCGCAATTGCTGCTGCTGGCCAACGTGCTGGCCTACGTGATTCTGTGGGGATTCACCCTCACGCGCCTGCTGCGTTACCCGCGGCGTCTAGTCGGCGACATGGTGGATCACGCCCGGGGACCGGGCTTTTTCACAATCATCGCGGCGACCAGCATCCTGGGATCGCAGCTCGTGCTCCTGAGGGACTGGGCGGCCGGCGGTGCCGCCTTCTGGTGGCTGGCGAGCGGGCTTTGGCTGCTCATCATGTACGCCTTTTTCATCGCCGTAACCATTCGCAGCCGCAAGCCGACGCTCGCCAGCGGCATCAACGGTGCCTGGCTGCTGGCGGCAGTGAGCACCCAGTCGGTTTCGGTGCTGACCTCGCTGGTGCCGTGGAGCGGCGGCGACGAGCTGCGGTTGTTCTTCGCGCTGGCCATGTATCTCGTCGGCTGCATGCTCTACATGGCGATCATCACTCTGATCTTCTATCGACTGACCTTCCTGCGTCTGACTGCGGATACATTGACGCCGCCCTACTGGATCAATATGGGCGCCGTGGCCATCGCGACCCTGGCCGGAGCGACGCTTATTCTGCAGACTGGCGACAGCGCGCTTCTGACCGAGCTGCTGCCCTTTCTGAAGAGCTTCACGCTCTTCTTCTGGGCTACGGCTACCTGGTGGGTGCACTTCCTGATCGGGTTGACCCTCTGGCGGCATGTCCTGCAGCGGCACGCGCTGCGCTACGAGCCGCAGCTCTGGAGCATGGTCTTCCCTTTGGCGATGTACACCACCGGCACGCTGCGCTTATCCGCGGCGCTGGAACTCGATTTCCTGGCGATCATTCCCGCGATTACCTTCTGGCTGGCGCTAGCGGCATGGATGCTGACCAGCGCCGGCATGGCGGGGCATTTCGGCAGGATCACCTGGCGCGCACTGCTGTTGCGCACGGAGGCGCCGACTTGA
- a CDS encoding YggS family pyridoxal phosphate-dependent enzyme, with protein MTAARPDSSTPATQADDTATAGLAHRLAGLRARIAARCTACGRDPASVRLLPVSKTVDAARLRAAHAAGCREFGENKVQEAAAKAEALAELSLRWSIIGHLQTNKAKQVARFASEFQALDSLRTAAALDRRLQAEGRALEVMVQVNTSGEASKYGLPPDEVAAFLQQMPVFQSLRVTGLMTLALQARDDTAVRACFQHLRALRDRLRQNAPPNVTLRELSMGMSGDYELAIEEGATVVRIGQAIFGPRPLPDSHYWPEGRSHTSSTPVTESCPAARATPGTATRRTAR; from the coding sequence ATGACGGCTGCTCGGCCAGATAGCTCGACGCCGGCCACGCAGGCCGACGACACCGCCACCGCCGGTCTCGCACACCGCCTTGCCGGCCTGCGCGCGCGCATTGCTGCCCGCTGCACAGCCTGCGGTCGCGATCCGGCCAGCGTGCGCCTGCTGCCGGTCAGCAAGACCGTCGATGCCGCGCGACTGCGCGCCGCGCACGCCGCCGGTTGCCGCGAGTTCGGCGAGAACAAGGTGCAGGAGGCCGCCGCCAAGGCCGAGGCGCTGGCCGAGCTCAGCCTACGCTGGTCGATCATCGGCCACCTGCAGACCAACAAGGCGAAGCAGGTGGCCCGCTTTGCCAGCGAGTTCCAGGCGCTGGACAGCCTGCGCACGGCTGCAGCACTGGACCGTCGCCTGCAGGCCGAAGGCCGGGCGCTGGAGGTCATGGTGCAGGTGAACACCTCCGGCGAGGCAAGCAAGTACGGCTTGCCGCCCGACGAAGTGGCAGCATTCCTCCAGCAAATGCCGGTTTTCCAGAGCCTGCGCGTGACCGGCCTCATGACGCTGGCGCTGCAGGCCCGCGACGACACCGCCGTACGCGCCTGCTTCCAGCACCTGCGCGCGCTGCGCGACCGGCTCCGCCAGAACGCGCCGCCGAATGTCACCCTACGCGAGCTATCGATGGGGATGTCCGGAGACTATGAGCTGGCCATCGAAGAAGGCGCTACCGTCGTTCGTATCGGCCAGGCCATCTTCGGACCCCGCCCCCTGCCCGACAGTCATTACTGGCCCGAGGGCCGAAGCCACACATCGAGCACGCCGGTAACCGAATCGTGCCCGGCAGCCCGGGCAACACCCGGAACGGCAACAAGGAGGACAGCGCGATGA
- a CDS encoding TonB-dependent receptor produces MMPARPGVGLLSALMLSSGAAWPQGASEWPASAEEVEMIPVAAATENEAGSEAPPPADLAEVVVTARKREENLRDIPVSATPFTGSELRSLGVSSPTDLSRVTPGLVYDNFVGFSVIYLRGVGTDQFLPSGDSSVTSYIDGVYTPFAHALAQEFVEIERVEILKGPQGTLFGRNSTGGAINILTKAPEQQPSATLATSAGDFDARSARAYLTGGLGDSLRLGLAARYSERDSYYDRPSGSPRPPFATERSRGLQARLDWDASDTMTLSLAALLTDQDGTGTALVSAMDTKPLFRLLVLESPEPFTSDPDVAPRLKADNTVFYGIGEWQGPRFDAKLTGSFQEVSTFTQFDFEGSPTPLATFRPRDMGARITTAELQLLSNPGSLWPERLQWTAGYYFFDGRDQGFRDVQFTLAESLTDPLLSGPLGLVDGLLERIGLPLGVPDGVKLFLNGLVDTRSHSVYAQASLGLSRGWRLTLGGRYLREERALTESRVALLLADDSPADPPLRRFAPRQRDYSDFSPKVTLDYRFNDGPLVFLSWQEGYKSGTFNVLNLFREPSEVQPERITAWELGIKGEARDWGLRYSAAAFHNRIDNLQVLILSLQSSGAVTLENAPETVIQGIDAALQWLPLRRRLPGLRLDLGAALLDGEYTEYPNGTGFDERTGLFRSDLDFTGNESMRAPRFTGRAGLRYGHFTRFGAIEAGVSFYYSDDYFFDQQNAIAQPAFHTLQAQISAQHRRSGLSLTLFGDNLTDSTYFLNQFQTDFNTVGTLAAPRTYGLRLEWQLQ; encoded by the coding sequence ATGATGCCGGCACGACCGGGCGTCGGGCTGCTGAGCGCGCTGATGCTGAGCAGCGGCGCAGCCTGGCCGCAGGGCGCGTCGGAGTGGCCGGCGTCGGCGGAAGAGGTCGAGATGATTCCGGTGGCCGCCGCCACCGAAAACGAGGCCGGATCGGAAGCCCCGCCGCCGGCTGACCTGGCGGAAGTCGTGGTGACGGCGCGCAAGCGCGAGGAGAATCTCCGCGACATCCCGGTATCGGCCACCCCCTTCACCGGCAGCGAGCTGCGCAGCCTCGGTGTCTCCAGCCCCACCGACCTCAGCCGCGTCACGCCGGGGCTGGTCTACGACAACTTCGTCGGCTTCTCGGTCATCTATCTGCGCGGCGTCGGCACCGACCAGTTCCTGCCGTCGGGCGACAGCAGCGTCACCAGCTACATCGACGGGGTCTACACCCCCTTCGCGCACGCGCTGGCGCAGGAATTCGTCGAGATCGAGCGCGTCGAGATCCTCAAGGGCCCGCAGGGCACGCTCTTCGGCCGCAACAGCACGGGAGGTGCCATCAACATCCTCACCAAGGCACCCGAGCAACAGCCCTCGGCCACCCTCGCGACCTCGGCCGGCGATTTCGACGCGCGCAGCGCGCGCGCCTATCTCACCGGCGGGTTGGGCGACAGCCTCCGGCTCGGTCTCGCCGCGCGCTATTCCGAGCGCGACAGCTACTACGATCGACCCTCCGGCAGCCCGCGACCGCCGTTCGCCACCGAGCGCTCGCGGGGATTGCAGGCGCGGCTGGACTGGGATGCCAGCGACACGATGACGCTGTCGCTGGCCGCGCTGCTCACCGACCAGGACGGCACCGGCACGGCGCTGGTCAGCGCCATGGATACCAAGCCGCTGTTCCGCCTTCTCGTGCTGGAGTCGCCTGAGCCCTTCACCAGCGACCCGGACGTCGCCCCGCGCCTGAAGGCTGACAACACTGTGTTCTATGGCATCGGCGAATGGCAGGGCCCGCGCTTCGACGCCAAGCTGACGGGCAGCTTCCAGGAGGTCAGCACTTTCACGCAGTTCGACTTCGAGGGCTCGCCGACGCCGCTGGCCACCTTCCGCCCGCGGGACATGGGTGCGCGCATCACCACAGCCGAGCTGCAGCTGCTGTCGAATCCAGGCTCGTTGTGGCCCGAGCGCCTGCAGTGGACCGCCGGCTACTATTTCTTCGACGGCAGGGACCAGGGCTTCCGCGATGTTCAGTTCACGCTGGCCGAGTCGCTGACCGATCCGCTGCTCAGCGGCCCGCTGGGACTGGTCGACGGCCTGCTCGAGCGCATCGGCCTTCCGCTGGGTGTCCCCGACGGGGTCAAGCTCTTTCTCAACGGGCTGGTGGACACCCGCTCGCACTCGGTCTACGCGCAGGCCAGCCTGGGGCTGAGCCGGGGCTGGCGCCTCACCCTCGGTGGCCGCTACCTGCGCGAGGAGCGCGCCCTGACCGAATCGCGCGTCGCGCTGCTGCTCGCCGACGACTCGCCCGCCGATCCGCCGTTGCGCCGCTTCGCGCCCCGGCAGCGCGACTACAGCGATTTCTCGCCGAAGGTCACGCTGGATTACCGCTTCAACGACGGCCCGTTGGTCTTTCTCAGCTGGCAGGAGGGTTACAAGTCCGGCACCTTCAATGTGCTCAATCTCTTCCGGGAGCCGAGCGAAGTCCAGCCCGAGCGCATAACGGCCTGGGAGCTGGGCATCAAGGGCGAGGCCCGCGACTGGGGCCTGCGCTACAGCGCCGCCGCCTTCCACAACCGCATCGACAACCTGCAGGTGCTCATCCTGTCGCTGCAGAGCAGCGGCGCGGTGACGCTGGAGAATGCCCCGGAAACCGTCATTCAGGGCATCGACGCGGCGCTGCAGTGGCTGCCGCTGCGTCGCCGGCTGCCCGGCCTGCGCCTCGATCTCGGCGCCGCCCTGCTCGACGGCGAGTACACCGAATATCCCAACGGCACGGGCTTCGACGAGCGCACCGGCCTGTTCCGCTCCGATCTCGACTTCACGGGCAACGAGAGCATGCGCGCGCCGCGCTTCACCGGCCGCGCCGGCTTACGCTACGGACACTTCACGCGCTTCGGCGCCATCGAGGCCGGCGTCAGCTTCTACTACAGCGACGACTATTTCTTCGACCAGCAGAACGCCATCGCGCAGCCCGCCTTTCACACCCTGCAGGCACAGATCAGCGCGCAGCACCGCCGAAGCGGCCTCAGCCTCACGCTCTTCGGCGACAACCTGACCGACAGCACCTACTTCCTCAACCAGTTCCAGACCGATTTCAACACCGTCGGCACGCTGGCGGCGCCCCGCACCTACGGCCTGCGGCTGGAATGGCAACTGCAATAA
- a CDS encoding class I SAM-dependent methyltransferase gives MTSFLHSRTIKTAFHSSADQADAPVLPGAHLDVARMPGHWLLARLGKRVLRPGGRQLTSAMLATLRVTKADRVVELAPGLGLTARQVLRTPPASYVGVERDPEAASLLAGQIACQPGARIVEGDAEATSLDTGSADAVLGEAMLTMQTEAGKRAIVAEAWRLLAPGGRYAIHELALTPDDLDSAQRQRITQDLVQAIHVGARPLDIHQWRDLLEAQGFRVETVHRAPMRLLAVSRFLIDEGPMRSLRFLARLLRDRAARRRVLQMRRVFRRHARHLQAVALIARKPAR, from the coding sequence ATGACAAGCTTCCTGCACAGCCGCACGATCAAGACCGCTTTTCATTCTTCGGCGGATCAGGCCGATGCGCCTGTCCTGCCCGGCGCGCATCTCGACGTCGCCCGCATGCCGGGGCACTGGCTGCTCGCCCGCCTGGGCAAGCGCGTGCTGCGGCCCGGCGGCCGCCAACTCACCAGCGCCATGCTGGCGACCCTGCGCGTCACCAAGGCCGACCGCGTCGTTGAGCTGGCGCCGGGTCTCGGCCTGACCGCCCGCCAGGTCCTGCGCACGCCACCGGCGAGCTACGTGGGCGTGGAGCGCGACCCCGAAGCGGCGAGCCTGCTGGCCGGCCAGATTGCCTGCCAGCCCGGCGCGCGCATCGTCGAGGGCGACGCCGAGGCCACTTCGCTGGACACTGGCAGCGCCGATGCGGTGCTGGGCGAGGCGATGCTGACCATGCAGACCGAGGCGGGCAAGCGCGCCATCGTCGCGGAGGCCTGGCGACTGCTCGCGCCGGGTGGGCGCTACGCCATCCACGAGCTGGCGCTGACACCCGACGACCTGGACAGCGCGCAGCGGCAGCGCATCACCCAGGATCTCGTCCAGGCGATTCACGTCGGCGCCCGACCGCTGGACATCCACCAGTGGCGCGACCTGCTCGAGGCCCAGGGCTTCCGGGTCGAGACCGTGCATCGCGCCCCGATGCGGCTGCTGGCGGTGTCGCGCTTCCTCATCGACGAAGGGCCGATGCGCAGCCTGCGCTTTCTGGCGCGGCTGCTGCGGGACCGCGCCGCACGCCGGCGCGTGCTGCAGATGCGTCGCGTCTTCCGCCGGCACGCGCGTCACCTGCAGGCCGTGGCGCTGATCGCCCGCAAGCCGGCGCGATGA